In Salmo salar unplaced genomic scaffold, Ssal_v3.1, whole genome shotgun sequence, a single window of DNA contains:
- the LOC123738596 gene encoding trace amine-associated receptor 13c-like has translation MEKKEDVQYCLKDGNSSCRKALLSTSIYITLYIFFSMISAVTVFLNLLVIISISHFKQLHTPTNLLILSLAVSDLLVGLIVIPVMTVAIMESCWGFGEYFCAFHFYISFLCTSLSLGNLVLISIDRYVAVCDPLMYHSRITTRRMMCCISVTWCCSIIYDAAIIKNLVNVQVPSRCLTECFIFEGITWGNIIDVVFTMIVPCSIIITLYMKIFVVARSQARKVFSKEAASVSGVKTVQANKSETKAAKTLSIVVLNYLICWIPNLFINLFYSFLIDNFSSYFIIFLPLVNSLINPIIYAFFYPWFKVIAKLLLTL, from the coding sequence ATGGAGAAAAAGGAAGATGTTCAATACTGTTTGAAAGATGGAAACTCTTCTTGCAGAAAGGCTTTGCTATCGACATCTATCTACATAACACTGTACATCTTCTTCTCAATGATTTCAGCAGTTACAGTATTTTTGAACCTACTGGTGatcatctccatctctcacttcaaGCAGCTCCACACTCCAACCAACCTGCTCATCCTTTCTCTGGCTGTGTCAGATCTTCTGGTGGGACTGATTGTGATACCAGTAATGACTGTAGCAATAATGGAATCATGCTGGGGTTTTGGGGAATATTTCTGTGCGTTTCATTTCTACATCTCTTTTTTATGTACTTCTTTATCTCTGGGTAATTTGGTCTTGATATCTATTGACCGCTATGTTGCTGTGTGTGACCCCTTAATGTACCACTCTAGAATAACAACAAGAAGAATGATGTGTTGTATATCCgttacctggtgttgttctatcaTATACGATGCTGCTATTATAAAAAACTTAGTAAATGTACAGGTACCCAGTAGGTGTTTGacagaatgttttatttttgAAGGAATAACCTGGGGTAATATCATTGacgttgtatttacaatgattgTCCCGTGCTCTATTATTATAACACTTTATATGAAAATCTTTGTGGTGGCCAGATCACAGGCCAGAAAGGTGTTTTCTAAAGAGGCTGCCAGTGTGTCTGGTGTTAAAACTGTACAGGCTAATAAGTCTGAGACAAAAGCAGCAAAAACTCTTTCTATTGTTGTTTTGAACTATTTAATTTGTTGGATTCCAAATCTATTCATTAACTTGTTTTATTCTTTTTTAATTGACAATTTCTCATCATATTTCATCATTTTTCTGCCACTTGTTAATTCCTTAATTAATCCAATAATTTATGCTTTCTTTTATCCATGGTTCAAAGTGATAGCTAAACTTTTATTAACTTTGTAG